One genomic region from Sphingobacterium sp. UGAL515B_05 encodes:
- a CDS encoding AraC family transcriptional regulator, which produces MIRKNTIPIIDSCSIDLNNNTTIHIDDLKEYIIKHQDMVFPHKHNFFHFVLFTKGSGEHIIDFNHYKIAPYQIYFMVPGQVHTWNFVGDEAGYVVNFSIDYFQSFLLRADYLERFSFLQGKIEHLIFVLAEQYRYQATAILDQILSAKAERLSEDYIRTLLLQFILYISIATEKEHLERGNPYNHKIFNSFQQLVEQQFKSTKLPSIYADQLFITPNHLNAICKSYIGQSAGEIIRNRIVLEAKRLLVNRNLNITEIADELQFKDNSYFTKFFKKSAGLTPEEFRKQL; this is translated from the coding sequence ATGATTAGAAAAAACACCATACCTATCATTGATAGTTGTAGTATTGATCTCAACAATAACACAACGATTCACATTGATGATCTGAAAGAATATATCATCAAGCATCAGGATATGGTATTCCCCCATAAGCATAATTTTTTTCATTTCGTCCTTTTCACCAAAGGGTCGGGTGAGCATATCATTGATTTTAATCATTATAAGATAGCGCCTTATCAGATCTATTTTATGGTGCCAGGCCAGGTGCATACCTGGAATTTTGTAGGGGATGAAGCAGGTTATGTCGTCAATTTTTCCATTGATTACTTCCAATCCTTTCTTTTACGCGCCGACTACCTGGAGCGCTTTAGCTTTCTACAGGGTAAAATTGAACATCTGATATTCGTGTTGGCTGAACAGTATCGTTACCAGGCGACTGCTATTCTCGACCAAATCTTATCCGCCAAAGCCGAGCGATTATCGGAAGACTATATCCGTACACTTTTACTGCAATTTATATTATATATTTCAATTGCTACAGAGAAGGAACATCTCGAAAGAGGCAATCCCTACAATCATAAAATATTCAACAGCTTTCAGCAATTGGTTGAACAGCAGTTTAAATCGACCAAGCTGCCCAGCATTTATGCGGATCAGCTATTTATCACGCCCAATCATCTCAACGCGATCTGTAAGTCTTATATTGGACAGTCTGCGGGAGAAATCATCCGGAACCGCATTGTCCTTGAAGCAAAGCGGCTCCTGGTCAATAGAAATTTAAACATTACCGAAATTGCAGATGAGCTGCAATTTAAGGACAACTCATACTTTACTAAATTTTTCAAGAAATCCGCTGGGCTCACACCTGAAGAGTTCAGAAAACAACTATAA
- a CDS encoding DUF983 domain-containing protein — protein sequence MNSHCDYCGLRYEREPGYFYGAMYVTYAFSIAEMVTACMATYILTGNDSSFILYATVAIMSVVLMSPFNYRYSRIVLMYWLTPGLRYDPNVKKKEVDVKASA from the coding sequence ATGAACAGCCACTGTGATTACTGCGGCCTACGCTATGAGCGTGAACCGGGCTATTTCTATGGCGCGATGTACGTAACCTATGCTTTCTCTATTGCTGAAATGGTTACTGCTTGCATGGCAACCTATATTCTGACAGGAAACGATTCTTCTTTTATACTCTATGCAACAGTTGCCATCATGAGCGTTGTGTTGATGTCACCCTTCAACTACCGCTACTCGCGTATCGTACTGATGTATTGGTTAACGCCGGGCTTGAGATATGATCCAAATGTCAAAAAAAAGGAAGTTGATGTGAAGGCTTCAGCATAA
- a CDS encoding histidine phosphatase family protein, translated as MKKTFYFIRHGQTDLNLKGIVQGRGVNSPLNKMGLAQAQAFFDRYNTVPFDKIYTSTLLRTHQTVQGFLDLDLPWEQLVGLDEISWGIYEGKEQTPELLAGFEKLVAAWRNGELDVSIENGESPNALMARQQVALDHMLAQTDEKNILVCMHGRALRIMLCLMTGVDARYMDDFPHTNTALYKLLYDNGQFEIVDHYNTAHLEALINE; from the coding sequence TTGAAAAAGACATTTTATTTTATACGACACGGACAGACTGATCTAAATTTAAAAGGCATTGTGCAGGGGCGGGGGGTTAATTCGCCGCTCAATAAAATGGGCCTAGCGCAAGCACAGGCTTTCTTTGATCGTTACAATACAGTGCCTTTTGACAAAATATATACCTCCACCTTATTACGTACACATCAAACTGTACAGGGATTCCTTGATTTGGATTTACCCTGGGAACAGCTTGTTGGATTGGATGAGATCAGCTGGGGTATTTATGAAGGAAAAGAACAAACACCGGAGCTGCTTGCCGGTTTTGAAAAATTGGTAGCAGCATGGCGCAATGGAGAATTGGATGTCAGTATTGAAAACGGAGAATCTCCTAATGCATTGATGGCCCGTCAACAGGTCGCTTTGGATCATATGCTCGCTCAGACAGATGAAAAGAATATACTCGTATGTATGCACGGTCGTGCGCTACGGATTATGCTTTGTCTAATGACAGGTGTCGATGCCCGTTATATGGATGATTTCCCGCATACAAATACTGCTTTATATAAATTGCTGTATGATAATGGTCAATTTGAGATTGTGGACCATTATAATACCGCACACTTAGAAGCATTGATAAATGAATAA
- a CDS encoding HesB/IscA family protein, which translates to MITVTDKAKTRIEEIMKDEQYDSNYFVRVAVESGGCSGLSYKLNFDNEEKKGDQFFEDKGVKVCLDIKSFLYLAGTELDYSDGLNGKGFEFHNPNASRTCACGESFSV; encoded by the coding sequence ATGATTACAGTTACTGACAAAGCAAAAACTCGTATCGAGGAAATCATGAAGGATGAGCAATATGACAGCAATTACTTTGTGCGTGTTGCTGTGGAAAGTGGCGGTTGCTCGGGTTTGAGTTATAAACTGAACTTCGACAATGAGGAAAAAAAAGGTGATCAATTTTTCGAAGATAAAGGCGTAAAAGTCTGTTTGGATATCAAATCGTTTTTATACCTGGCCGGTACAGAACTGGATTATTCAGACGGCCTGAATGGAAAAGGCTTTGAATTTCACAATCCCAATGCAAGCCGCACCTGCGCTTGCGGCGAAAGCTTCTCCGTATAG
- a CDS encoding DEAD/DEAH box helicase, with product MQEKVVESYQKDHDFILLSPTGSGKTLAFSLLILAQLKEIVREVQVLILVPTRELALQIEQVLRKVATGQKVTCAYGGHSTRIEKNEFKDAPAIIIGTPGRIKQHIEEGNFDPTSIHTLVLDEFDKSLELGFQHQMDFIIRHIPAIRSRILTSATMMDAIPPFTQIKEPILVDFLNNSQNIPRITIKKVVAPVQKKLEALLKLICKIGTKKMIIFCNHRDAVDHISELLDNRNIIHDTFHGGLEQQDRELALLKFRNHSNNVLITTDLAARGLDIPEVDAIIHYQLPHKEDGFIHRNGRTARMQAKGDVYVILKPEEAYPYIAEEIPEEEFPEYYDLPENSPFATLYISAGRKDKVNKIDIVGFLLHLEGVEKDDIGIIEVKDKVAYVAVKRKLASIIINKASGQKIKGRKVKIGRT from the coding sequence ATGCAAGAAAAAGTAGTGGAATCGTATCAAAAAGACCATGATTTCATCTTACTTTCACCTACAGGATCTGGCAAAACCCTGGCCTTTTCATTGCTCATTTTAGCGCAATTGAAGGAAATCGTTCGGGAGGTTCAAGTACTGATTTTAGTGCCGACCCGCGAACTTGCCTTACAGATAGAACAAGTGCTACGCAAAGTGGCCACAGGTCAGAAAGTCACCTGTGCCTATGGCGGTCACAGCACCCGTATCGAAAAAAATGAATTTAAAGATGCTCCCGCGATTATTATTGGAACTCCAGGACGGATAAAACAACATATCGAAGAAGGAAATTTTGATCCGACCAGTATCCACACCCTTGTGTTAGACGAATTTGATAAATCGTTGGAACTGGGATTTCAGCATCAAATGGATTTCATTATTCGACATATACCGGCCATCAGATCACGGATATTGACTTCTGCAACGATGATGGATGCAATCCCGCCATTTACACAGATAAAGGAGCCTATCCTTGTTGATTTTCTGAATAACTCACAGAACATACCCCGCATTACAATAAAAAAGGTCGTTGCCCCTGTTCAAAAGAAATTGGAGGCATTGCTAAAACTCATCTGCAAGATTGGGACGAAAAAAATGATTATTTTCTGTAATCATCGCGATGCAGTAGATCACATCAGCGAATTGCTGGACAATCGCAATATTATTCACGACACATTTCATGGCGGACTTGAACAGCAAGATCGTGAGCTGGCGCTTCTCAAATTCCGTAATCATTCCAACAATGTTTTGATCACGACCGATTTGGCTGCAAGAGGGCTGGATATCCCCGAAGTCGATGCCATTATTCATTACCAGCTACCGCATAAAGAAGATGGCTTTATTCATCGCAATGGACGTACTGCGCGTATGCAGGCAAAGGGTGATGTCTATGTCATCTTAAAGCCTGAAGAAGCCTATCCCTATATAGCGGAAGAAATACCTGAAGAGGAATTTCCCGAATACTATGATCTTCCGGAAAATTCACCCTTCGCCACACTTTATATCAGTGCTGGACGAAAAGATAAAGTCAATAAAATTGACATCGTAGGTTTTCTCCTGCATTTGGAAGGTGTTGAAAAAGACGACATCGGTATAATAGAAGTGAAAGATAAGGTCGCTTATGTTGCCGTTAAAAGAAAGCTTGCTTCCATTATTATCAATAAGGCTAGTGGGCAAAAAATAAAAGGACGTAAAGTAAAAATTGGACGTACCTAG
- a CDS encoding D-glycerate dehydrogenase → MKIFITKKIPQKGIDLLKSAGHDLTIHDSSTPLSETELIKASQQADYVLNGGMQKFDANFFQNCPNLKALSLMSVGYDNVDISAATQHGIPVSNTPGILSGATADVAFLLMLSVSRKAFFNHKRILQGEWKGFDPTANLGIELNNKTLGIYGLGRIGFEFARKAKAAYNMEIIYYNRSRNEEAEQILGARYVNFDNLLTQSDVLSIHAALTAETKNRFDKNTFTRMKNSAILVNTARGGLVNELDLTEALQTGQLWGAGLDVTDPEPMDPKNPLLTMENVCVLPHIGSATVETRDNMALMAASNLLAAIKGEKMPQIINKEVYP, encoded by the coding sequence ATGAAGATATTTATCACTAAAAAAATTCCACAAAAAGGCATAGATCTATTAAAATCTGCTGGGCACGACCTTACGATTCACGATTCAAGTACCCCCCTATCCGAAACGGAGCTTATCAAAGCTAGCCAACAGGCCGACTACGTCCTTAACGGTGGGATGCAAAAGTTTGACGCTAATTTTTTTCAAAACTGCCCCAACCTGAAAGCCCTATCCCTCATGAGTGTAGGCTATGACAATGTGGATATCTCAGCCGCTACACAGCATGGAATACCCGTAAGCAATACACCGGGCATCCTTTCAGGAGCAACAGCAGACGTTGCTTTCCTCTTGATGCTATCGGTATCGCGGAAAGCATTTTTCAACCACAAGAGAATTTTGCAGGGCGAATGGAAAGGTTTTGATCCTACGGCAAACCTGGGTATCGAGCTCAATAACAAAACACTGGGCATCTATGGACTGGGACGAATTGGCTTTGAATTCGCCAGAAAGGCCAAAGCAGCGTATAACATGGAAATTATCTATTACAATCGGAGCCGTAATGAGGAAGCTGAACAAATTCTTGGCGCACGATATGTTAATTTCGACAATCTACTCACGCAGAGCGATGTACTTTCGATTCATGCTGCTTTGACAGCGGAGACTAAAAACCGGTTTGACAAAAATACGTTTACGCGCATGAAAAACTCCGCTATATTAGTGAATACGGCTAGGGGCGGATTGGTCAATGAATTGGATCTAACAGAAGCCCTGCAGACTGGCCAATTATGGGGAGCCGGGCTTGATGTAACCGACCCGGAGCCGATGGATCCAAAAAATCCACTGTTAACTATGGAAAATGTTTGTGTCCTGCCGCACATCGGCTCTGCCACCGTAGAAACAAGGGATAATATGGCATTGATGGCCGCCAGCAACTTATTGGCAGCAATCAAAGGCGAAAAAATGCCCCAAATTATCAATAAAGAAGTGTATCCATGA
- the mqnE gene encoding aminofutalosine synthase MqnE, producing MNAIDKLNFLINDKNLAVELRDIAEKVLREERITFEEGVLLYEKGELGYLGVLANYIREKRHGDHTFFNRNFHIEPTNVCVYDCKFCSYSRLIKERAEGWEMEVDGMMDIVKKYDSEAVTEVHITGGVVPKQNLEFYADFFRKCKAHRPELHIKGLTPVEYYYIFKKAKLSHYDGLKYLQSCGLDSMPGGGAEIFHPEVREQIAHDKCTAEQWLDIHEQAHKLGMHTNATMLYGHIEQFWHRVDHMERLRQLQDKTGGFQTFIPLKFRNKENQMSHIPEVSVIEDLRNYAIARIYMDNFDHIKAYWAMISRDTAQLSLAFGVDDIDGTLDDTTKIYSMAGAEEQKPGMTTQEVVELIKNVGRHPIERDTLYNVVTDYNDFVFDSGSQKKSYYALPVVNS from the coding sequence ATGAACGCAATAGATAAATTGAATTTCTTGATTAACGATAAGAATTTAGCTGTCGAGTTGAGAGATATAGCGGAGAAAGTTTTGCGAGAGGAGCGTATCACTTTTGAGGAAGGAGTGCTTTTATATGAAAAAGGTGAGTTAGGTTATCTTGGTGTGCTTGCTAACTATATTCGGGAGAAACGCCATGGAGATCATACTTTTTTCAATCGTAATTTTCACATTGAGCCGACGAATGTTTGTGTCTATGACTGTAAGTTCTGTTCGTATTCCCGCTTAATAAAAGAACGGGCAGAAGGTTGGGAGATGGAAGTTGACGGCATGATGGATATTGTCAAAAAATATGACAGTGAGGCTGTTACTGAGGTTCATATCACGGGCGGGGTTGTTCCTAAACAAAACCTCGAATTTTATGCCGATTTCTTTCGCAAATGTAAGGCACATCGTCCCGAGTTGCATATTAAAGGACTTACACCTGTAGAATATTACTATATTTTTAAGAAGGCAAAATTAAGCCATTACGATGGCCTGAAGTATTTGCAATCCTGCGGGTTGGATTCGATGCCAGGAGGGGGAGCAGAAATTTTTCATCCAGAAGTGAGAGAACAGATTGCACATGATAAATGTACCGCCGAACAATGGTTGGATATTCATGAGCAAGCGCATAAGCTGGGAATGCATACCAATGCAACCATGCTGTACGGTCATATTGAGCAGTTTTGGCATCGTGTGGATCATATGGAACGCTTGAGACAGCTGCAGGATAAGACTGGCGGTTTTCAGACCTTTATTCCTTTGAAATTTAGAAATAAAGAGAATCAAATGTCCCATATTCCCGAGGTATCCGTGATCGAAGACTTAAGAAATTATGCGATCGCTCGAATTTATATGGATAATTTTGACCACATCAAAGCCTATTGGGCGATGATCTCGAGAGATACAGCCCAGTTGTCCTTAGCTTTTGGGGTCGATGATATCGACGGTACACTGGATGATACGACAAAAATATACAGCATGGCTGGAGCAGAAGAGCAAAAGCCGGGAATGACCACACAAGAGGTTGTTGAGCTTATAAAGAATGTAGGACGCCATCCGATTGAAAGGGATACCCTCTATAATGTAGTTACCGACTATAATGATTTTGTTTTTGATTCAGGTAGCCAAAAGAAAAGTTATTACGCATTGCCTGTTGTCAATTCCTAA
- a CDS encoding menaquinone biosynthesis protein, protein MNKIRVSAVSYTNTYPFLNGIRKSKVMEQIDLSVDYPSACAQKVIDDQADIGIIPTAALLSLPEYYINTDFCIGTEGAVDSVFIFANKPIAEVKTLRLDKQSRTSNGLARVLIKNYWKKEVELVTDESIEPDAYVLIGDRTFGKKNAVPYVYDLGEEWFNFTGLPFAFALWVSNKKLPDSFVEQFNEALAYGVEHATDVIAGLPEFEGFDYTKYLTQHLNFHLTDKKREAVKLYLRYLKELD, encoded by the coding sequence ATGAATAAAATTAGAGTTTCTGCCGTATCGTATACCAATACTTATCCATTTTTGAATGGAATACGTAAATCGAAAGTGATGGAGCAAATCGACTTGAGCGTTGATTATCCAAGCGCATGTGCACAGAAAGTAATCGATGATCAAGCTGATATCGGTATTATACCGACAGCTGCCTTATTAAGTTTGCCCGAGTATTATATTAATACCGATTTTTGTATCGGCACAGAAGGTGCTGTTGATTCTGTCTTTATTTTTGCCAATAAACCTATTGCAGAGGTAAAAACTTTACGTTTAGATAAGCAATCCCGTACTTCTAATGGTTTGGCACGTGTATTAATTAAGAATTATTGGAAGAAGGAAGTCGAATTGGTCACTGATGAATCTATAGAGCCAGATGCCTATGTTTTAATTGGGGATCGTACTTTCGGTAAGAAGAATGCAGTACCCTATGTTTATGATTTGGGGGAAGAGTGGTTTAACTTTACTGGATTACCTTTCGCTTTTGCCTTATGGGTCAGTAACAAAAAACTTCCCGACTCTTTTGTGGAGCAATTTAATGAAGCTTTAGCCTATGGCGTTGAACATGCAACCGATGTGATAGCCGGTCTCCCAGAATTTGAGGGCTTTGATTATACCAAATATCTGACGCAGCATCTTAATTTCCATTTAACAGATAAGAAGCGTGAAGCTGTAAAATTGTATCTCCGGTATTTAAAAGAACTGGATTAA
- a CDS encoding cysteine desulfurase family protein, whose amino-acid sequence MKDIIYLDNNATTRILDEVWNEITPYFIQNYANASSVYHQMGREANAAVQRARSQIAVALNCAPKELFFNSGATESINTVICGIFDKYQSKGNHIITVSTEHKAVLSCCEQLAKQGAEITYLPVDAQGMIALDDLKNAITAQTILVCIMAANNETGVLSTIAQIADICTEKDVLFFCDATQAIGKIDIDLQKLNIDILCLSAHKLHGPKGVGALYIRRKSKPIQITPLLIGGGQESGFRGGTYNVPAIVGFGKAMSLIKPAVYNTVERNRNLLEEILSEIPEIIIHGKNAPRLPNTSYISFKHILASEIMTACPTLALSSGSACVTGSREPSHVLMAMGISKEDALSAIRFSLSIFTTQEDIIQCAQLITAAVHKIRDQSPIWQLFKAGLID is encoded by the coding sequence ATGAAGGATATCATTTATTTGGACAATAATGCCACTACGCGGATTTTGGATGAAGTATGGAACGAGATAACGCCCTACTTCATCCAAAACTATGCGAACGCATCGAGTGTCTATCACCAAATGGGGCGCGAAGCCAATGCTGCCGTTCAGCGAGCACGCAGTCAAATCGCAGTCGCCCTAAATTGCGCTCCAAAAGAACTATTTTTCAATTCAGGTGCAACGGAAAGTATTAATACCGTAATCTGTGGCATATTTGACAAATACCAGTCTAAGGGGAATCATATTATCACCGTTTCAACAGAACACAAAGCCGTATTAAGTTGCTGCGAACAGTTAGCCAAGCAGGGGGCCGAAATCACCTACCTGCCAGTCGACGCACAAGGGATGATTGCCCTCGATGATTTAAAGAATGCAATCACAGCCCAGACAATACTGGTCTGTATCATGGCGGCCAACAATGAAACAGGTGTGCTATCTACTATCGCACAAATAGCCGATATCTGTACCGAAAAAGACGTCTTATTTTTTTGTGATGCGACACAGGCCATTGGAAAAATCGACATTGATCTACAAAAATTAAATATCGACATACTCTGCTTAAGTGCTCACAAACTTCATGGCCCAAAAGGAGTCGGCGCACTCTACATCCGAAGAAAATCGAAACCGATTCAAATTACTCCTCTCCTTATCGGCGGTGGTCAGGAAAGCGGATTTAGAGGCGGCACATACAATGTGCCAGCTATCGTCGGCTTTGGAAAAGCCATGTCTCTGATTAAACCAGCAGTTTATAATACGGTCGAACGAAACCGCAATCTATTGGAAGAAATTTTAAGTGAGATTCCTGAAATTATCATTCATGGAAAAAATGCACCCCGCCTACCAAACACCAGTTACATTAGCTTTAAACATATCCTGGCCAGCGAAATTATGACAGCCTGCCCCACCTTGGCCCTTTCCTCCGGTTCAGCATGCGTGACCGGCTCCAGAGAACCTTCCCATGTTTTAATGGCAATGGGTATTTCCAAAGAAGATGCATTATCGGCCATTCGCTTTAGCTTAAGCATATTTACGACGCAAGAGGATATTATACAATGTGCCCAATTGATCACAGCAGCGGTTCACAAAATCCGCGATCAATCCCCCATCTGGCAACTTTTCAAAGCTGGCCTGATCGACTAA
- the asnA gene encoding aspartate--ammonia ligase — MRINPRMVFHLTHMEGRKLLSTEVAISFVKDTFVQQLKKALNLIPISSPLVVLDGTGLNDDLNGIERPVSFPIKSLNEKRAVVVHSLAKWKRVRLKELEMLPGEGIVTDMKALRPDEDYTPIHSIYVDQWDWEKVIDKDQRNLALLKETVLKIYDALRFTEQQVESKYPQVKAILPETITFISAEELLQKYPNLTAKERENAITKEHGAVFLYGIGGALSNGVAHDGRAADYDDWSTANEAGHKGLNGDILVWNPILNSAFELSSMGIRVDKTALAHQMEIRNCTEKSKLTFHSMLLNDQLPESMGGGIGQSRVCMFMLKKQHIGEVQVSIWEEDKKETLRQEGIDIL, encoded by the coding sequence ATGCGTATCAATCCGCGCATGGTATTTCATTTGACTCATATGGAGGGAAGAAAACTTTTAAGTACCGAAGTTGCTATCAGCTTCGTTAAAGATACATTTGTCCAACAACTAAAGAAAGCATTAAATTTAATTCCGATCTCATCACCATTGGTGGTTTTGGACGGCACAGGATTAAACGATGACTTAAATGGAATTGAGCGTCCGGTATCATTTCCGATTAAATCATTGAATGAAAAAAGAGCTGTCGTGGTACATTCATTGGCAAAATGGAAAAGAGTCCGTTTAAAAGAGCTTGAAATGCTACCTGGAGAAGGCATCGTCACAGACATGAAAGCGCTACGACCTGATGAAGACTATACGCCAATCCATTCAATCTATGTAGACCAATGGGACTGGGAAAAAGTAATCGATAAAGATCAACGTAACTTGGCCTTACTGAAAGAAACCGTATTAAAAATTTACGATGCGTTACGATTTACGGAACAACAGGTTGAAAGCAAGTATCCACAGGTAAAAGCAATTCTTCCGGAAACCATTACATTCATTTCGGCAGAAGAACTGCTACAAAAATATCCTAATCTAACGGCAAAAGAACGTGAAAATGCAATCACAAAAGAACACGGAGCAGTATTTTTATATGGTATCGGAGGGGCGCTCAGCAATGGTGTGGCTCACGATGGTCGCGCAGCGGACTACGACGACTGGAGTACAGCAAATGAGGCTGGGCACAAAGGATTGAACGGCGATATTCTCGTATGGAACCCGATCTTAAATTCAGCGTTTGAACTTTCTTCCATGGGAATTCGTGTCGACAAAACAGCCTTGGCACATCAAATGGAAATCAGAAACTGTACTGAAAAATCCAAACTGACCTTCCACAGCATGTTACTTAATGATCAATTACCAGAATCTATGGGCGGTGGGATCGGACAATCACGTGTCTGTATGTTTATGCTCAAGAAACAACATATTGGAGAAGTCCAAGTTAGTATCTGGGAAGAGGACAAAAAAGAAACGCTAAGACAAGAAGGTATTGATATCTTATAA
- a CDS encoding mechanosensitive ion channel family protein, protein MESNLNSLGTRFGRLTDIVIESIPGIIGGIILLILGKYVIGFVDRLLHKRFEKKNVDPSIRAFISSIVKIVMWVMLLLTVASQIGIQTTSFIAALSAFGLAVGMALQGSLSNFAGGVLILMFRPFEVGDSISSANGTAGTVERIDILYSTLIGDDGVRVFSPNGPLANSVIKNYTKIVQRMFEYTISISYDKNVKEAKDIILRVLRSNENVLTSPEPTVFIKELGDSAMVLTVRAWTKREHYVAARNSMQEKIMLELERNDISLSSNPTQISIVSNSSDQGTAKA, encoded by the coding sequence ATGGAAAGTAATTTGAATAGCCTAGGAACGAGATTTGGGCGATTAACCGACATTGTGATTGAATCAATACCGGGGATTATTGGGGGAATTATCCTATTAATTCTCGGTAAATATGTCATTGGTTTTGTGGACCGATTATTACATAAACGTTTTGAAAAGAAAAATGTGGATCCGTCGATCCGGGCTTTTATCTCTAGCATCGTCAAGATTGTCATGTGGGTGATGTTGCTTCTCACCGTAGCAAGCCAGATTGGGATTCAGACAACATCTTTTATTGCTGCGTTGTCTGCTTTTGGGTTGGCAGTTGGTATGGCGCTTCAGGGCAGCTTGAGCAATTTTGCTGGCGGAGTGCTCATATTGATGTTTAGGCCTTTTGAAGTAGGGGATTCCATATCAAGTGCAAATGGTACTGCAGGTACGGTAGAACGGATTGATATCTTGTATTCCACGTTAATTGGTGATGATGGGGTGCGTGTTTTTAGCCCCAACGGACCCTTGGCTAATTCAGTGATCAAAAATTATACGAAAATCGTCCAACGGATGTTTGAATATACCATCAGTATCTCTTATGATAAAAACGTAAAAGAAGCGAAAGATATCATATTAAGGGTTCTCCGTTCGAATGAGAATGTGTTGACAAGTCCGGAGCCAACTGTTTTCATCAAAGAATTGGGGGACAGTGCCATGGTTTTGACCGTTCGAGCCTGGACGAAAAGAGAGCACTATGTCGCTGCGCGAAACTCGATGCAGGAAAAGATTATGTTGGAGCTGGAAAGGAACGATATTAGTTTATCTTCCAATCCGACGCAGATTAGCATTGTTTCAAATTCAAGTGACCAAGGAACTGCAAAAGCTTAG